One genomic window of Medicago truncatula cultivar Jemalong A17 chromosome 1, MtrunA17r5.0-ANR, whole genome shotgun sequence includes the following:
- the LOC11417068 gene encoding glutathione S-transferase T3 encodes MTRVNEVNPIPEDTTPKSKKNQQPSWNTEQNLVLISGWIKYGICSVVGRNQTSEPYWCKIAEYCNEHCSFNSPRDAAACQNRFNYMSKLINKWVGAYDGAKRLQGSGSSEDDVLAKAQELYACGKNVQFTLKEECRALRDQPRHGSQMGGNVGSGNSGSKRSHGDSVGSSARPMGREAAKKKGKKKSKDAASLEEVKKEWVEFKEIKVQEIEQLK; translated from the coding sequence ATGACAAGAGTTAATGAAGTCAATCCAATTCCAGAGGATACAACTCCTAAGAGCAAGAAAAACCAACAACCATCGTGGAACACTGAACAAAATTTAGTATTAATTAGTGGGTGGATAAAATATGGAATATGCAGTGTTGTCGGGAGAAACCAGACAAGTGAACCATATTGGTGTAAAATTGCTGAGTATTGTAATGAGCATTGCTCATTCAATTCTCCGCGCGATGCAGCTGCATGCCAAAaccgttttaattatatgagcaaattaataaataaatgggttGGTGCTTATGATGGCGCTAAGCGTTTGCAAGGAAGCGGTTCGTCAGAAGATGATGTTTTGGCAAAAGCCCAGGAATTATATGCATGTGGGAAGAATGTtcaatttactttaaaggaagaaTGCCGCGCTCTCCGTGATCAACCACGTCATGGTAGTCAAATGGGAGGAAATGTTGGGTCAGGAAATAGTGGATCTAAGAGATCTCACGGGGACTCAGTAGGATCTAGTGCTCGTCCAATGGGTAGGGAGGcagctaaaaaaaaaggtaaaaagaaaagcaaggaCGCTGCTTCCTTGGAGGAAGTGAAAAAGGAGTGGGTTGAATTCAAAGAAATCAAAGTACAAgagattgaacaattgaaaTAG